In a genomic window of Curtobacterium flaccumfaciens pv. betae:
- a CDS encoding nucleoside/nucleotide kinase family protein yields MSDSGTTVDQAVERAVELALSSHRTVLGIAGAPGAGKSTLARRIVTAVDDRLGAGTAVQVPMDGFHLPNAALDALGRHDRKGAADTFDADGYVALVRRLVAADEDVVWAPDFDRRVDEPVAGSIAVPRAARLVVSEGNYLLDDTAPWSALPALFTETWFCAVADDVRLDRLVGRHMRHGRDHDAARAWAVEVDGVNAARVAPTVIRASRTVWT; encoded by the coding sequence GTGAGCGACTCCGGCACGACCGTCGACCAGGCCGTCGAGCGCGCCGTCGAACTGGCCCTTTCGAGCCACCGCACCGTGCTCGGGATCGCTGGAGCACCGGGTGCCGGCAAGTCCACGCTCGCCCGTCGCATCGTCACCGCCGTCGACGACCGCCTGGGTGCGGGCACCGCGGTGCAGGTCCCGATGGACGGCTTCCACCTGCCGAACGCGGCGCTCGACGCCCTCGGCCGGCACGACCGCAAGGGTGCGGCGGACACCTTCGACGCCGACGGGTACGTCGCGCTCGTCCGCCGACTCGTCGCCGCCGACGAGGACGTGGTGTGGGCGCCGGACTTCGACCGTCGCGTGGACGAACCCGTCGCCGGCAGCATCGCGGTGCCCCGCGCAGCCCGACTCGTGGTGTCCGAGGGCAACTACCTGCTCGACGACACGGCACCGTGGTCGGCGCTGCCGGCGCTCTTCACCGAGACCTGGTTCTGCGCCGTCGCCGACGACGTGCGGCTCGACCGCCTGGTCGGCCGGCACATGCGGCACGGCCGCGACCACGACGCCGCCCGCGCGTGGGCGGTGGAGGTGGACGGCGTGAACGCCGCGAGGGTCGCGCCCACGGTGATCCGGGCCTCCAGGACGGTGTGGACGTGA
- a CDS encoding SDR family oxidoreductase, which produces MTIAITGATGNIGGAVSAALAADAVPFRMLVRDASRAPELPGTEVAVATFADADASRAALQGVEVLLMVSAAEAQDRLDQHRAFVAAAADAGVRHVVYTSFLGAAPDATFTLGRDHWATEQAIRESGMAFTFLRDSFYLDFVEDLVGEDGVIRGPAGDGAMAAVARADVARVATAVLHDPDAHRDQTYELTGPEAITLAQAATIVSEVRGRTVSYHPETLDEAYASRARWNPEPWQADAWVSTYTAIAEGALAHVSGDVERITGRQPMSLREVLAAG; this is translated from the coding sequence ATGACCATCGCCATCACCGGAGCGACCGGCAACATCGGGGGCGCCGTGAGCGCGGCACTCGCCGCGGACGCCGTGCCGTTCCGGATGCTCGTGCGCGACGCCTCGCGTGCGCCGGAGCTTCCGGGCACCGAGGTCGCCGTCGCGACCTTCGCCGACGCCGACGCGAGTCGAGCGGCGCTGCAGGGCGTCGAGGTGCTGCTCATGGTCTCGGCGGCCGAGGCCCAGGACCGCCTCGACCAGCACCGGGCGTTCGTCGCGGCGGCGGCCGACGCGGGCGTGCGGCACGTCGTCTACACGTCGTTCCTCGGCGCGGCTCCCGACGCGACCTTCACGCTCGGACGCGACCACTGGGCGACGGAGCAGGCGATCCGCGAGAGCGGGATGGCGTTCACGTTCCTGCGCGACAGCTTCTACCTGGACTTCGTCGAGGACCTGGTCGGCGAGGACGGCGTGATCCGCGGCCCGGCCGGCGACGGTGCCATGGCCGCGGTGGCCCGTGCCGACGTCGCCCGCGTCGCGACCGCGGTGCTGCACGACCCGGACGCCCACCGCGACCAGACGTACGAGCTCACCGGCCCCGAGGCGATCACCCTCGCCCAGGCGGCGACGATCGTGTCCGAGGTCCGCGGCCGCACGGTCAGCTACCACCCGGAGACCCTCGACGAGGCGTACGCATCACGTGCGCGGTGGAACCCGGAGCCGTGGCAGGCCGACGCCTGGGTGAGCACCTACACGGCCATCGCCGAGGGGGCGCTCGCGCACGTGTCCGGCGACGTCGAACGCATCACCGGCCGTCAGCCGATGTCCCTGCGCGAGGTGCTCGCCGCGGGCTGA
- a CDS encoding CynX/NimT family MFS transporter, producing the protein MSGDVVRRGLRGAVWLLPAAIVLIALNFRGPIVATAPVISDVRADLGLTATIAGLLTTIPVLCFALATPFASWVIAKADPERAVSLSLVIVLAGTVVRSLPSSAALLVGTAVIGIGITIGNVVIPVVIRRDTSPERVGLVTGVYTSALNVGSMITSLGTAPLAALWGWPVAIAIWAVFALIAAAAWTYAVGARAAWRRPLPSERDEPLPVTGPIDQVLDTGAIRTARAAEAARVAAAEPIRPARRLITWGLTLAFGGQAFSYYALTAWIPTLLHDEIGFSKASSGASSSVFQILAVVGALGVPLLATRWRPAAIIALVGTLWLAMPLGLLFAPQLWLLWSVLGGAAQGGGITVIFIVIVRIVSSDADARRMSAFVQGGGYLLGSAGPLVAGALHGATGTWTAPLLVVLVAVLTLGVVGTFAARRVS; encoded by the coding sequence ATGAGCGGCGACGTCGTCCGGCGGGGGCTCCGCGGTGCCGTCTGGCTGCTGCCGGCCGCCATCGTCCTGATCGCACTGAACTTCCGCGGTCCGATCGTCGCGACCGCCCCGGTCATCAGCGACGTCCGCGCCGACCTCGGCCTGACCGCGACGATCGCCGGGCTGCTGACGACGATCCCGGTGCTGTGCTTCGCCCTCGCGACGCCGTTCGCCAGCTGGGTCATCGCGAAGGCCGACCCCGAGCGCGCGGTCTCGCTGTCGCTCGTCATCGTGCTCGCGGGCACCGTCGTGCGCTCGCTGCCCTCGTCGGCGGCGCTGCTGGTCGGCACCGCGGTCATCGGCATCGGCATCACGATCGGCAACGTGGTGATCCCGGTGGTCATCCGGCGGGACACCTCACCGGAACGAGTCGGCCTGGTCACCGGCGTGTACACGTCGGCGCTCAACGTCGGGTCGATGATCACGTCGCTCGGCACCGCTCCCCTGGCCGCCCTGTGGGGCTGGCCGGTCGCGATCGCGATCTGGGCGGTCTTCGCACTCATCGCCGCCGCTGCCTGGACCTACGCGGTCGGTGCTCGGGCCGCCTGGCGACGCCCGCTGCCGTCCGAACGGGACGAACCGCTGCCCGTCACCGGCCCCATCGACCAGGTGCTCGACACCGGGGCGATCCGGACCGCCCGCGCCGCCGAGGCCGCACGGGTCGCCGCCGCCGAGCCCATCCGACCGGCACGACGGCTCATCACCTGGGGCCTGACGCTCGCCTTCGGCGGTCAGGCGTTCTCGTACTACGCCCTCACCGCGTGGATCCCGACGCTGCTGCACGACGAGATCGGCTTCTCGAAGGCGTCGTCGGGCGCGAGCTCGTCGGTGTTCCAGATCCTGGCCGTCGTCGGGGCGCTCGGTGTCCCGCTGCTCGCGACCCGGTGGCGTCCGGCGGCGATCATCGCCCTGGTCGGCACGCTGTGGCTGGCGATGCCACTCGGGCTGCTGTTCGCCCCGCAGCTCTGGTTGCTGTGGTCGGTGCTCGGCGGCGCGGCCCAGGGTGGCGGCATCACCGTGATCTTCATCGTGATCGTGCGGATCGTCTCGAGCGACGCCGACGCCCGCCGGATGTCCGCGTTCGTGCAGGGCGGCGGGTACCTGCTCGGCTCAGCCGGGCCGCTCGTCGCCGGTGCCCTGCACGGTGCGACGGGGACCTGGACGGCACCGCTGCTCGTCGTGCTCGTCGCGGTGCTCACCCTCGGCGTCGTCGGGACGTTCGCCGCGCGACGGGTGTCCTGA
- a CDS encoding HAD hydrolase-like protein encodes MTSPFSAILFDLDGTISDSAPGILESLTHTFRTVGVPVPDHDTLMSFVGPPIMDTFRVAMGMDEELADRTLAVYREHYFSHGALDSEMFPDIDVVLRTLHQAGLPISTATSKPETPATYILEHYGLTGDIDIITGASDDEVRSSKADVVEEALRRLEAHGFDISRPVLIGDRKHDVEGATVHGVPVVFAEWGYGSPDEAEGTIARAATPLDLLPILLPSTTPSA; translated from the coding sequence ATGACCAGCCCGTTCTCCGCCATCCTGTTCGACCTCGACGGCACCATCAGCGACTCCGCGCCGGGCATCCTCGAGAGCCTGACGCACACCTTCCGCACCGTCGGCGTCCCGGTGCCGGACCACGACACCCTGATGTCGTTCGTGGGCCCGCCGATCATGGACACGTTCCGGGTCGCGATGGGCATGGACGAGGAGCTCGCCGACCGCACCCTCGCCGTCTACCGCGAGCACTACTTCTCGCACGGGGCGCTCGACTCCGAGATGTTCCCGGACATCGACGTCGTGCTGCGCACCCTGCACCAGGCGGGGCTGCCGATCTCGACGGCGACGAGCAAGCCGGAGACCCCGGCGACCTACATCCTCGAGCACTACGGGCTCACCGGGGACATCGACATCATCACGGGTGCGAGCGACGACGAGGTGCGGTCGAGCAAGGCCGACGTCGTCGAAGAGGCACTGCGACGACTCGAGGCCCACGGCTTCGACATCAGCCGCCCGGTGCTGATCGGCGACCGGAAGCACGACGTCGAGGGCGCGACCGTGCACGGCGTCCCGGTCGTCTTCGCCGAGTGGGGCTACGGCTCCCCCGACGAGGCCGAGGGCACCATCGCCCGCGCCGCCACCCCGCTCGACCTGCTGCCGATCCTGCTGCCGTCCACGACGCCGTCCGCATGA
- the nucS gene encoding endonuclease NucS → MRLVIARCSVDYAGRLSAHLPLATRLLMLKADGSLLVHSDGGSYKPLNWMSPPCSIEITEPDDEQSSAGITQVWTVTQKKTQDKLIVSLYEVVSDETHDLGVDPGLVKDGVEAHLQQLLAEQIELLGDGHTLVRREYMTAIGPVDILARDDAGASVAVEMKRNANIDAVEQLTRYLELMNRDPHLRPVQGVLAAQTVAPQARTLAEDRGIRVLVLDYDAMRGIEGGHTRLF, encoded by the coding sequence GTGCGTCTCGTCATCGCCCGGTGCTCCGTCGACTACGCGGGCCGGCTCTCAGCCCACCTGCCGCTCGCGACCCGCCTGCTCATGCTCAAGGCGGACGGCTCCCTGCTCGTGCACTCCGACGGCGGCAGCTACAAGCCGCTGAACTGGATGAGCCCGCCCTGCTCGATCGAGATCACCGAGCCGGACGACGAGCAGTCGAGCGCCGGCATCACGCAGGTGTGGACGGTCACCCAGAAGAAGACGCAGGACAAGCTCATCGTCTCCCTGTACGAGGTCGTGTCCGACGAGACCCACGACCTGGGCGTCGACCCGGGCCTGGTGAAGGACGGGGTCGAGGCGCACCTGCAGCAGCTCCTGGCCGAGCAGATCGAGCTCCTCGGTGACGGCCACACCCTGGTCCGCCGCGAGTACATGACGGCGATCGGGCCGGTCGACATCCTGGCCCGCGACGACGCAGGGGCGAGCGTCGCGGTCGAGATGAAGCGCAACGCCAACATCGACGCGGTCGAGCAGCTCACCCGGTACCTCGAGCTCATGAACCGAGACCCGCACCTGCGTCCGGTGCAGGGCGTGCTGGCGGCGCAGACGGTGGCACCGCAGGCACGAACCCTCGCCGAGGACCGCGGTATCCGCGTCCTCGTGCTCGACTACGACGCGATGCGCGGCATCGAGGGCGGCCACACCCGCCTGTTCTGA
- a CDS encoding purine-cytosine permease family protein: MASETAVSAPRTPRSESVAVDDYSLSRVPMSARYGWFQVAVQRFGQISALSQFLLGATLGFGMSFWDAFWAITLGAVILEIVSVLVGVIGVKEGLNTSVIARWTGFGKAGSALVGLAIGLSLIGWFGIQSGVSAAGLVSILPILPAWAWSLVFGLLVTAIVLRGFHSMQWLANVTVPLFLVLVGWAVIVELSRHSIAELAARAPAGPELSFVAGTTLVAGGFIVGAVITPDMTRFNRSVGDVVKQTLLGVTLGEYVIGLAGVLLAHAVGSADITRVITSSVGWVGILVILLGTFKINDWNIYSSSLGVTNFIDAVFGKQVNRGLVTLVMGVVGSVLAAVGFLGALTPFLSVLGVVFPPIAGIMVAEYFVVKRWRRELSDAENVPATSPTWVPATLVIWAIASLIGYFVAVGIPSINSVVIAFVLYVVAGKVGLIRGVGVSRTEAAPAATEAPVAKAPATPAA, from the coding sequence ATGGCCAGCGAGACCGCAGTGTCAGCACCACGAACCCCCCGTTCCGAGTCGGTCGCCGTCGACGACTACTCGCTCAGCCGAGTCCCGATGTCCGCGCGCTACGGCTGGTTCCAGGTCGCCGTGCAGCGCTTCGGGCAGATCTCGGCCCTGTCCCAGTTCTTGCTCGGTGCGACGCTCGGCTTCGGCATGAGCTTCTGGGACGCCTTCTGGGCGATCACCCTGGGCGCCGTGATCCTGGAGATCGTCTCGGTGCTCGTCGGCGTCATCGGCGTCAAGGAGGGCCTGAACACCTCGGTCATCGCCCGCTGGACGGGCTTCGGCAAGGCCGGCTCGGCGCTGGTCGGGCTGGCGATCGGGCTGAGCCTGATCGGCTGGTTCGGCATCCAGTCGGGTGTCTCGGCGGCCGGCCTCGTCTCGATCCTGCCGATCCTGCCCGCCTGGGCGTGGTCGCTCGTGTTCGGGCTGCTCGTCACCGCGATCGTCCTGCGCGGGTTCCACTCGATGCAGTGGCTGGCGAACGTGACCGTGCCGCTGTTCCTGGTGCTCGTCGGCTGGGCGGTCATCGTCGAGCTGAGCCGGCACTCGATCGCCGAGCTCGCGGCGCGTGCCCCGGCCGGTCCGGAGCTGAGCTTCGTGGCCGGGACCACCCTGGTGGCCGGCGGGTTCATCGTCGGTGCGGTGATCACGCCGGACATGACCCGCTTCAACCGGTCGGTCGGCGACGTCGTGAAGCAGACGCTGCTCGGCGTGACGCTCGGCGAGTACGTCATCGGCCTGGCCGGTGTCCTGCTCGCCCACGCCGTCGGCTCCGCGGACATCACCCGCGTGATCACGTCGAGCGTCGGCTGGGTCGGCATCCTCGTGATCCTGCTCGGCACGTTCAAGATCAACGACTGGAACATCTACAGCTCGAGCCTCGGCGTCACGAACTTCATCGACGCGGTGTTCGGCAAGCAGGTGAACCGCGGGCTCGTGACGCTCGTGATGGGCGTCGTCGGCTCGGTGCTCGCCGCGGTCGGGTTCCTCGGGGCCCTGACACCGTTCCTGTCCGTGCTCGGGGTCGTCTTCCCGCCCATCGCCGGGATCATGGTGGCGGAGTACTTCGTCGTGAAGCGCTGGCGCCGCGAGCTGAGCGACGCCGAGAACGTCCCGGCGACCTCGCCCACCTGGGTGCCTGCCACCCTGGTCATCTGGGCGATCGCCTCGCTCATCGGGTACTTCGTCGCCGTCGGCATCCCGTCCATCAACTCCGTGGTCATCGCCTTCGTGCTCTACGTGGTCGCCGGCAAGGTCGGGCTGATCCGCGGCGTCGGTGTCAGTCGGACCGAGGCCGCGCCGGCTGCCACCGAGGCCCCGGTCGCCAAAGCACCGGCCACCCCAGCCGCCTGA
- a CDS encoding hydantoinase/oxoprolinase N-terminal domain-containing protein, producing the protein MRIGIDVGGTNTDAVLMDGSTVRAAVKRSTTPDVTSGIVAALDGLREQHAFGPTDIDGVMIGTTHFINALVEARGLAPTAAVRLGLPATASLPPFTDWPGHLVSAVHAQPFLAHGGHEFDGRVISELDPEELKRHAGAIAAAGIRSVAISSVFSPINDEFEQRAQEIMAAELGPDVAFSLSSEIGRIGLLERENATIINAALRELADRIVDGLSGSVTGSGIDAPLFLSQNDGTLMDVEYARRYPVATFASGPTNSMRGAAVLSGFDTCAVVDVGGTTSDVGVLTAGFPREATGEVAVAGIRTNFRMPDVLSVGIGGGSRIHEDGSVVGPDSVGYRLTEEGLVFGGTTLTATDVAVRGGRGAIGDPSLVAGVPAEVAARALDVIAERVADIVERMRTSSDPLPVVAVGGGSVLLPDTLPGLGTVHRPEHYSVANAIGAAIAQVSGEVDKVYAISDGRRSAVVDEARQEAVDRAIAAGADPGSVDIVDFDEVPIPYLPGNATRIRAKAVGDLALGALVR; encoded by the coding sequence ATGCGCATCGGCATCGACGTCGGCGGCACCAACACGGACGCCGTCCTGATGGACGGCAGCACCGTCCGTGCGGCGGTCAAGCGGTCCACCACCCCCGACGTCACCTCGGGCATCGTCGCCGCGCTCGACGGCCTGCGCGAGCAGCACGCCTTCGGCCCCACGGACATCGACGGCGTGATGATCGGCACCACCCACTTCATCAACGCCCTGGTGGAGGCACGCGGCCTCGCCCCGACCGCCGCGGTCCGTCTGGGCCTGCCGGCGACGGCGTCGCTGCCCCCGTTCACGGACTGGCCCGGGCACCTGGTGTCGGCCGTGCACGCGCAGCCGTTCCTGGCCCACGGCGGCCACGAGTTCGACGGCCGCGTCATCTCGGAGCTCGACCCCGAGGAACTCAAGCGGCACGCCGGTGCCATCGCGGCGGCGGGCATCCGTTCCGTCGCGATCTCGTCGGTGTTCTCCCCGATCAACGACGAGTTCGAGCAGCGCGCGCAGGAGATCATGGCCGCCGAGCTCGGGCCGGACGTGGCGTTCTCGCTGTCGTCCGAGATCGGTCGCATCGGCCTGCTCGAGCGCGAGAACGCGACGATCATCAACGCGGCGCTCCGTGAGCTCGCCGACCGCATCGTCGACGGCCTGTCCGGGTCGGTCACGGGCAGCGGCATCGACGCACCGCTCTTCCTGAGCCAGAACGACGGCACCCTGATGGACGTCGAGTACGCCCGTCGCTACCCGGTCGCGACGTTCGCCTCGGGCCCGACGAACTCGATGCGTGGCGCAGCGGTGCTGTCGGGCTTCGACACCTGCGCGGTCGTCGACGTCGGCGGCACGACGAGCGACGTCGGCGTCCTGACCGCGGGCTTCCCGCGTGAGGCCACCGGCGAGGTCGCCGTCGCGGGCATCCGCACGAACTTCCGGATGCCCGACGTCCTGTCCGTCGGCATCGGCGGCGGCTCCCGCATCCACGAGGACGGCAGCGTCGTCGGCCCGGACTCCGTCGGGTACCGCCTGACCGAGGAGGGCCTGGTCTTCGGCGGTACCACCCTGACCGCCACCGACGTGGCCGTCCGCGGTGGCCGCGGTGCGATCGGGGACCCGTCGCTCGTCGCCGGGGTGCCGGCCGAGGTCGCCGCCCGCGCGCTCGACGTCATCGCGGAGCGCGTCGCCGACATCGTCGAACGGATGCGCACCTCGTCCGACCCGCTGCCCGTCGTGGCGGTCGGTGGCGGCTCGGTGCTGCTGCCCGACACCCTGCCCGGACTCGGCACCGTGCACCGCCCGGAGCACTACTCGGTCGCCAACGCCATCGGTGCGGCGATCGCGCAGGTCAGCGGCGAGGTCGACAAGGTCTACGCGATCAGCGACGGCCGCCGGTCCGCCGTGGTCGACGAGGCCCGGCAAGAGGCAGTCGACCGTGCCATCGCGGCCGGCGCCGACCCCGGCTCGGTGGACATCGTCGACTTCGACGAGGTCCCGATCCCGTACCTGCCGGGCAACGCGACGCGGATCCGCGCCAAGGCCGTCGGCGACCTGGCGCTCGGGGCGCTGGTCCGATGA
- a CDS encoding DUF917 domain-containing protein yields MSATQAAPRAAAAQAAPAAPLLTAIGADCSALARGAAILGTGGGGDPYIGRLLAEAAVRAHGPVEIVQVEDLPDDAVVLSVAMIGAPTVMVEKLPSAGQFAEAVRSLSAFLGVTPTHLACIEVGGVNSTTPIVAAAELGLPLVDGDGMGRAFPEVQMVLPTLSGVSATPMALADEKGNTVVFDTVDNRWAERLARTATVEMGCSAITAQYAMSGAQVKESFVRGSLSLSVRLGETLVRARSENADPVAAVTEVLGGTIVFEGKVADIERKTVTGFARGTARIAGSGSDTGLEAVLRFQNEHLLVEVAGQVRTTAPDLIITLDAETGEPITTEALRFGARIRIVTAPADERWHSPDGLRLAGPRYFGYDTPAVRHDGTTSAGETSTGAHR; encoded by the coding sequence ATGAGCGCCACGCAAGCCGCGCCCCGCGCCGCAGCCGCACAAGCCGCGCCCGCAGCACCCCTCCTCACCGCCATCGGCGCCGACTGCTCCGCCCTCGCCCGCGGCGCCGCGATCCTCGGCACCGGCGGCGGCGGTGACCCCTACATCGGACGCCTGCTCGCCGAGGCCGCCGTCCGCGCCCACGGCCCGGTCGAGATCGTCCAGGTCGAGGACCTGCCCGATGACGCCGTGGTGCTCTCGGTCGCGATGATCGGCGCACCCACCGTGATGGTCGAGAAGCTGCCGTCCGCCGGCCAGTTCGCCGAGGCCGTCCGCAGCCTGTCGGCGTTCCTCGGGGTCACCCCCACCCACCTGGCCTGCATCGAGGTCGGCGGCGTGAACTCGACGACCCCGATCGTCGCCGCGGCCGAGCTCGGCCTGCCCCTGGTCGACGGCGACGGCATGGGCCGCGCGTTCCCCGAGGTGCAGATGGTGCTGCCGACCCTGTCCGGGGTCAGCGCGACACCGATGGCCCTGGCCGACGAGAAGGGCAACACGGTCGTCTTCGACACGGTGGACAACCGGTGGGCGGAACGGCTCGCCCGCACGGCGACGGTCGAGATGGGCTGCTCCGCGATCACGGCGCAGTACGCCATGTCCGGCGCGCAGGTGAAGGAGTCGTTCGTCCGCGGCAGCCTGTCGCTGAGCGTCCGGCTCGGCGAGACGCTGGTCCGCGCACGCAGCGAGAACGCGGACCCCGTCGCGGCGGTCACCGAGGTGCTCGGCGGCACGATCGTGTTCGAGGGCAAGGTCGCCGACATCGAGCGCAAGACCGTCACCGGGTTCGCCCGTGGCACGGCCCGCATCGCCGGTTCCGGCAGCGACACCGGCCTGGAGGCGGTGCTCCGGTTCCAGAACGAGCACCTGCTGGTCGAGGTGGCCGGCCAGGTCCGCACCACGGCTCCCGACCTCATCATCACGTTGGACGCCGAGACCGGCGAGCCGATCACCACCGAGGCCCTGCGCTTCGGCGCCCGCATCCGGATCGTCACGGCACCGGCCGACGAGCGCTGGCACTCCCCGGACGGCCTGCGCCTGGCCGGCCCGCGGTACTTCGGCTACGACACCCCCGCGGTCCGCCACGACGGCACCACGAGCGCGGGGGAGACGAGCACGGGAGCGCACCGATGA
- a CDS encoding DUF917 domain-containing protein — MSWILDVDDLPDLARGAALLGTGGGGDPTIGMLLVRAAIEQHGPVTILDPSEVPDDALVIPTAQMGAPTVVLERIPAGPEPLGALRRLEAHLGRTATATMPIECGGINSMIPLLVGATGGLPVVDADGMGRAFPELQMETFSVYGVPGSPLAISDENGHGVIIETGTDNKKMEWLARGVTIRLGGVAYIAEYAMSGRQVQETAVPRTLSLALAVGRAIRVAREAHRDPIDALAEALGTTIYTHLRELFDGKVVDVERRTVDGFARGRATVQGTDGSELELRFQNENLVARRDGRLVAVVPDLICVLDAETAEPITTERLRFGQRVRVIGISTPDLMRTPEALAVFGPSCFGLDEPFVPVEDLHEHVRPAAPAVG, encoded by the coding sequence ATGAGCTGGATCCTCGACGTCGACGACCTGCCCGACCTGGCCCGCGGCGCCGCGCTGCTCGGCACCGGCGGCGGAGGCGACCCCACCATCGGGATGCTCCTGGTCCGTGCCGCGATCGAACAGCACGGCCCCGTCACGATCCTCGACCCGTCCGAGGTGCCCGACGACGCCCTCGTCATCCCCACCGCGCAGATGGGCGCACCGACCGTGGTGCTCGAACGCATCCCCGCCGGACCGGAACCGCTCGGTGCCCTCCGTCGGCTCGAGGCCCACCTGGGCCGGACGGCGACCGCCACGATGCCCATCGAGTGCGGCGGCATCAACTCGATGATCCCGCTGCTCGTCGGTGCAACCGGTGGTTTGCCCGTCGTCGACGCGGACGGCATGGGCCGCGCGTTCCCCGAGCTGCAGATGGAGACGTTCTCGGTCTACGGGGTCCCCGGCAGTCCACTGGCGATCAGCGACGAGAACGGCCACGGGGTCATCATCGAGACCGGCACGGACAACAAGAAGATGGAGTGGCTCGCCCGCGGGGTCACCATCCGGCTCGGCGGCGTCGCATACATCGCCGAGTACGCGATGTCCGGCCGCCAGGTGCAGGAGACCGCCGTCCCGCGCACGCTCTCCCTGGCACTCGCCGTCGGTCGGGCCATCCGAGTTGCCCGCGAAGCCCACCGCGACCCCATCGACGCGCTCGCCGAGGCCCTCGGCACGACGATCTACACGCACCTGCGCGAGCTGTTCGACGGCAAGGTCGTCGACGTCGAGCGACGCACGGTCGACGGGTTCGCCCGCGGTCGTGCCACCGTGCAGGGGACCGACGGGTCCGAGCTCGAACTCCGGTTCCAGAACGAGAACCTCGTCGCCCGGCGGGACGGCCGCCTCGTCGCCGTCGTGCCCGACCTGATCTGCGTCCTCGACGCCGAGACCGCCGAGCCGATCACCACCGAGCGCCTGCGGTTCGGGCAGCGCGTCCGGGTGATCGGCATCTCGACGCCCGACCTGATGCGGACCCCGGAGGCGCTCGCCGTGTTCGGGCCGTCGTGCTTCGGGCTCGACGAACCGTTCGTCCCGGTCGAGGACCTGCACGAGCACGTCCGCCCGGCTGCCCCGGCGGTCGGCTGA
- a CDS encoding DUF917 domain-containing protein, with product MDQGERRGGGVAGLQADDATVFGRGTALLGCGGGGRVDHMVSALRFALGDRSVPVVDLDDPALGSVVAVGLIGSTTVLEEKMPSGEELPAALAAVERWTGTRADAVVAAQIGGVTGPAAALTAHAAGLPLVDADLVGRAVPRIDQLSVFVGPTTTVTAAAATTSGLRIVVDARHPHDVETVWREAVSHSGGWAAFAIGPVPVALLRERAVVGSVQRALRIGRAAGGARDAAELAALIGGRVVAQGRVIDVQREGDALAFVRSSLAIRDAGTGAVARVEAGSEYVHCLVDGLPVASTPSVITVVDARSLAPVATDRTRVGNELAVLVLPSAPWWWADPDRTARMGPRAFGIDADVVPEAVGQVLA from the coding sequence ATGGACCAGGGTGAGCGGCGGGGCGGCGGTGTGGCGGGCCTCCAGGCCGACGACGCGACCGTCTTCGGACGCGGCACCGCCCTGCTCGGCTGCGGCGGTGGCGGCCGCGTCGACCACATGGTCAGCGCGCTCCGCTTCGCGCTCGGCGATCGCAGCGTGCCGGTCGTCGACCTCGACGACCCCGCGCTCGGATCGGTGGTGGCCGTCGGGCTGATCGGGTCGACCACCGTGCTCGAGGAGAAGATGCCGAGCGGTGAGGAGCTGCCGGCCGCGCTCGCGGCGGTCGAACGCTGGACGGGCACCCGTGCCGACGCCGTCGTCGCCGCGCAGATCGGCGGCGTGACCGGACCGGCCGCGGCCCTCACCGCTCACGCCGCCGGACTGCCGCTCGTCGACGCGGACCTGGTCGGCCGCGCGGTCCCGCGCATCGACCAGCTGTCGGTCTTCGTCGGCCCGACCACGACGGTCACGGCAGCGGCGGCCACCACGAGCGGCCTGCGGATCGTCGTCGACGCCCGGCACCCGCACGACGTCGAGACCGTCTGGCGCGAGGCCGTCTCGCACAGCGGCGGCTGGGCGGCCTTCGCGATCGGCCCGGTCCCGGTCGCGCTGCTGCGCGAGCGGGCCGTCGTCGGCAGCGTGCAGCGCGCCCTCCGGATCGGACGCGCAGCGGGCGGCGCACGCGACGCGGCGGAACTCGCCGCGCTCATCGGCGGCCGGGTCGTCGCGCAGGGCCGGGTCATCGACGTCCAGCGCGAGGGTGACGCCCTCGCGTTCGTGCGCAGCAGCCTGGCCATCCGCGACGCCGGCACCGGTGCGGTCGCCCGGGTCGAGGCGGGCAGCGAGTACGTGCACTGCCTGGTCGACGGCCTGCCGGTCGCCAGCACCCCGAGCGTCATCACCGTCGTCGACGCGCGCTCGCTCGCGCCGGTGGCGACCGACCGCACGCGGGTCGGCAACGAACTCGCGGTGCTCGTGCTGCCGTCGGCACCGTGGTGGTGGGCGGACCCCGACCGCACCGCGCGCATGGGACCGCGGGCGTTCGGCATCGACGCGGACGTCGTTCCCGAGGCCGTGGGCCAGGTGCTCGCGTGA